AGTATGTGTTGCTTTGTGATAGTCAAAGCGCTATTTGTCTCGGGAAGAATTCTACATTTCATTCGAAGTCAAAACACATTCAGAGGAGGTATCATTGGATACGTGATGTGGTTGCTTCCAAGGAAGTGGAACTTGAGAAAGTTCATACGGATGATAATGGAGCTGATATGATGACGAAGTCATTACCGAGGGGGAAGCTTGAGGTATGCCGAGAGATAGCCGGAATGGCTGTCTCTTCCATCTAGTCGGAGGGGGAGTTtgttgggtccctcctagatggagagGACCAATTGGGGTGAACTTAAGAAATAATAATGTTCCCCCTTTGTCACTACtcacaataatagagtttagagagagagacaaaagagagaaagaagagagaaggaggagaaaacTCGTCAGGCTATTTCAAGACTGGTTTTGGAGGATCAAACGGAACttgatcgggctgatattttgtgagaagcttcttcagtcagtgggttagagattcaccgaagggatttggatttcaacggttggatcttctattatctgggttttagtgaagctggtcgtcacagttcttcagcgggacagtcttgggtgtttggtaaattcgacggtgagatcttctcttcttgagctgaaatttggcggaggtattgttgacttgtttatcttggatttgtacggttggaTTAGTCTCTGGATGCCGGAATCCTTGTGAactgaggtcgtttggttgctgccggttttgaagctttgtgttgctctcttgttgttgttgtttgtgttggagatagctctttgtagctagactctctgttctgttcaggctgttgaacagagaggacgtggttgtactcataccatttatatagtggatttttgagTGGACAACGGTTCCGTGGTTTTttcttctcacatcgaggaggttttccacgtaaaaattgtgtgtctcatttagttatcgcaactttgatatcttgccatcgtcgaagtattttcctcacaggttctcacaaggtcaggggaacacgaccattagtatttccgctgcgccgtgtgactttccccaACACATACAACTTAAATTATACCCTCAAATAGCTGGATAAACATGACCCGGAACAGATGTATCCATTCTCTAAGTCACGAGCCTCTAGAACTACAGAGACCTTGCATCTAGAGTCGCATTGGCTGCATAATAGCCGAGTGTTGTTATTATTACGAACCACCTCAAATTTAATTTCATCATAGAAAATGAGCTTCTCTGGTTTGAGACGTGAGAAATCTTCTAGTACACATTGTGTATGAAATGTGACTTCGCAATCAGAGCATGTATAGAACCATTTACGTTGGTCCAGTTCCCTCTCACAGATGTCGCACCAACTATTTATGCTCACTTTTACGCCACAATATACAGTGATAGGGTGATCATCACTCTTGTGCCATATCTTTAAAGGCAAACTAGCACAATAAAAGCATAAACTAAAGTCACAAGCATCACAACCAAGCATATAGTCGCCATGTACAAAGAAGTCCTCAAGGCTTATCTTTAATCTCGAACTACATTCGTTGGAAGTTGCTAACAAAGTTGTAACCGAATGCATGCATTGTAGAGTATTATTTGATGGTTTCAAGTATATGGTGAATGGTTTATTGATTTACCTCTTCTGAAAGATTGACGCAGTCTAGGTGGAAGTAGAGATTGCATTCATGACATAAATATGATGGTCCACTAAATTTTTCCTTGCATACCTCACAAGGGAATTTTTCTACTCCTTTCTTCAATAAAACAAGTGGGTGGTCATGACATACCGGATGTTCGATAGCAGATGGTGGTGGTTTCATCCCACAATTCAAATGTACTTTGAATTCACATGTGGAACAACTATAATATGGAGTGCGTATATATTCTCCACACAAATCACATGGACCAAATACCCAGTTGTTTGTGAGAAGGAGATGATGGGGGTGAGAAGGGTGGTTGATTTCCAATGGGGTTTCGGCACATTTTTTATGGAAGAACCATGCAAAACAGTTAGGATCATTGCAATAATAGCCACCGTACATGGTTTCTTCTATATGGCAGTATCCACAATATGGGGTGGTGGTAACAACCCGAGCTGAAGGGAAAAGAGGATGCTCGTGAAAAAATGGTTTAGACATTGTTGTCGATGTTATTGTATCCATAACTCGATCGATATATGTGAGTGAATTTAAGAGCTTATTTGATGGGATACACAAATGGAACCCGAAGACGGTATTATATAAGCTTTTGTAAAGTAGTAACAGAACCAATTGTGTTTTGATGacaaagctctgataccataaaatGATTTGTATTCCTTTTATCAATGTACATCACGAAGGCAATATATACACAGTTGTTCGACTGTTGCACAAATACATGAGCTCAAACATATAAGATCCAAGAATATCGGAGGTGCTTGTTGGCATATTCTATCAGTCTTGACTCGATTAAATTCGTCATCATAAGAAGTTGGTCTCAAGATATTCATATGAATCTCTTGATTGGGCAAAGAATTGTCACTTGCAAACTCTATTTGCGAGATCGTTCGAAACCTCTTTTGCAGCTCTTGAGTTTATAACAGACATTCATTATGTTATGGAAGTGGGCATGGAGGTTATCAAAACATAGTTATCAAAACACAAAACCTAACCTCAACAGGTTAAACACACCGGCCCACACATACCCAGTGGGGAATAAATCGATTTTCTCCACTCGTGAAAAGAGATCATCCTAGACAAAATTCAACCATGTATGGAGGATCAAATGCGGCAAACCACGCAGAGGTAAGCGTTTGTCAGGAGATGGTACAAAGCGGGGTGGATTTAGACCTTGTGTGCTATGGTGTTTCTATAGATGGAAGTTTAAAGCACAAAGATCGAAAGATGTATCTTGGACTTGTAAAGGAGATGCATGATAGAGGACTCAAGCCTGATGATGTGATACATACAGGTATGATTGATGCAAAGAGCAAAACCGGAGATGTCGAGGGATCATTTGGTTTATGTGGTCGTATAAGTTGAGTATATATAAAGCTTTACACTATATGGACTTTTTCTGTCATACGGTAGAAAACGAGAACAAACGCTTAAAGGAAACATCTTTACACAATAGGATCCAAACACAGCACAAACCTCGGGGacattttcaatataaaataaaacactgTATGGTAACAAAGACACAGAAGACAGACCAGGTGGATATAGAGTGAAGGGGAGTTAGGTTTTCATCACAGTTGCAAGAAACTGTATAGAGAAAAGCAAACACCATTCAGGAATAGTAGATAGAATATGAGCCAAAGAAAAAGCTTATTCTTTTTAGTTGACGCGGCTTTTGAAAACATCAAGATCCATCTCAGTTGGATCAGTTGCCTGAAGCTCCACTTGAATCCCATCAAGCTCACGCTTGAACCTGTCCTTGGAGCTCGCGTAGATCATCTTGCTTCTCACCTTTGCTACATCCGGACACCTTTGGCACAAGACAAGAGACCACAACCCATTAATCATCACATCACAAAAGGTAAGAACAGAGAAATGAGAGATTAGTCTTGTTTTGTTTACCAAGCAATGAAGAAAATCTTGCTCTTCTGGCAGTTCTCAGTAGTGACAAAGTCGAAATCATAAATGGCGTAACGGCATTCTTCAGCAGGGAGGCTAGCAGCAAAGTCCTCGTAGGATAGAACAGGTTCGCCAACTTTCTCAACAACCACTTGCTTCTGCTTCTCCTCGATCTTGTAAACAATGAAACGGTGAGTCCTTTTGGCCTTGAGTTCGAGAAACCTGAGCTTGCAGTCATCATGGACTGCCATCCCCGAAGCCGCATTAGCCTAATTATTAATCAATACAACAACCAAAGCATCAACGCTTTCATTAAATCTCTTcacacaccaaaaaaaaaaaacattttcagatCACAGAGATAATATTCACACAAtcctaaaaccaaaaaaatcaaacacatAAACTGTGTACTTTACTCGTTAATGCATAACGATCTAGATTTCAAACTGCATCTAAGTCATGATCGAATCAAGCAAAGCGAATATAATATTACAGTAGACACGTTCAATAATTCGTAGCAGTTACCATGAGGAACTCGATCGAAACTTCACCGAAAAATAACTAGATTCTTCACGATTTCGATTTCTACCTAACGAAGCGCATCATTAGCAACGCGATCGCAAAGTCTCAAAGATCTATAatcgaatttaaaaaaaaaaacaaatcctaTCTTCCAGATCTAGTGAGCCAACTTCGTTATCAAATCAAAAATTGAGAAGTGAGCTTTAGATTGAAGAACTGGAAACAAACAGTATGAATCTCGTAATCTCTCACCATGGTTGCTGAATCAAAACGCTGTCAAGAGACAGTTTCGGGTGAAAGGTGACGGAGAGAAGACggatgtttttttcttctcttttcctttcttctGCGTTGCTTTGAAGCTATACTccgtattatatatatagatagagaAACTCATTTACTCTgctttatgtatttatttagtcagcgtttcattttttttgttttagtctAGTCAACATACTACTAAGCATGTAAATGGAAGCATGACACATGAGAGAGAGCATTGAAAACATTagattgaattaaaaaaaaataaacaagttGGCCAGGTATGGTTTCATCGTAAACATTTGTTGCATGCGTCAACTGTAAATTAATTTAACTGAATATATACATCACTAAATTTAAGGAAACTTTATGTCGTCAAACACTTGTCTGATTTTACAAGGGTTCTTAGACATCTTTCAAAAATCCGACCAACTTGATATAGATAAAGCTATCCTCAGCATGTGTTTTTGTTAACGCACGTTACTTGGTACCAAGAACAAAAGTCGGTGCGTGCACTGAGTGAATGGCCACATGGCCTTAAGACGTCTACCTTTGCTCACCCCAATAATTGTGAAGTCCctcagaagaaaagaaaaacatgtgAATTTGGATCgagcaaaaatatttatatcacaTGTGTCCTTCGAGATTCGTTTGTCTGCTAGACTACTACCAAAGTAGCACAATAGATAGTACATAAGTACGTGGGTAATACACGAATGCTTCGGATCCATATGACCCGACCTTCGACAATATGGTATACTTGTCTATATCGATATATAAACATACTCTGTCGACTGTCGACTGCCATGTCTATTATGACTTGTACCTAGAAGAATCCTCAAAAGGCACCACATCGGGGGTCCAAAAGTCCTTGAAAATGCATTGTATATTAGtattatagatttttgataACATGCATTCTATTGTGTACAGCCCTTAGTTTGGCTAATGTCCTGATCAAATAATATAAGCCACAGGAAAATATagcatataaatttaaattgttttctGTTGATCTATACACATATATGTATAAGTAAACATACATTTCTGA
The window above is part of the Brassica napus cultivar Da-Ae chromosome C3, Da-Ae, whole genome shotgun sequence genome. Proteins encoded here:
- the LOC106386860 gene encoding actin-depolymerizing factor 4, producing MANAASGMAVHDDCKLRFLELKAKRTHRFIVYKIEEKQKQVVVEKVGEPVLSYEDFAASLPAEECRYAIYDFDFVTTENCQKSKIFFIAWCPDVAKVRSKMIYASSKDRFKRELDGIQVELQATDPTEMDLDVFKSRVN